One window of the Elusimicrobiota bacterium genome contains the following:
- a CDS encoding antibiotic biosynthesis monooxygenase translates to MTKLIIGANIRAKPDRIQLVKAELEKLVPITRAEKGCIQYDLHRNNNDPAHFMFYEIWESRELWQAHMKAPHLVAYRQATESVVEEFRLDEMTRNL, encoded by the coding sequence ATGACCAAACTGATTATTGGAGCTAACATTCGGGCGAAACCCGACCGGATTCAGCTGGTCAAGGCTGAGCTTGAGAAGCTGGTTCCGATTACACGTGCTGAAAAAGGGTGCATTCAGTATGATTTACACCGGAACAACAATGATCCAGCCCATTTTATGTTTTATGAAATATGGGAATCGCGCGAATTGTGGCAGGCGCATATGAAGGCTCCGCATCTGGTCGCATACCGGCAGGCCACCGAGAGTGTTGTAGAGGAATTCAGACTCGATGAGATGACCCGGAACCTTTGA